A stretch of DNA from Pseudomonadales bacterium:
CTCAAAGAACTGGCTCCCCTGGCCGGTGAACGGCTCGCCATCGAATGGAAGCTGCCGGACCTCGTGCCCGTGACCATCGCTCATCTCGACCATTTCGAAACAGCCGGGGATGCGATGGATGCCGTGGCTGTTGCAGCGACCGGAGTCGCACTCGGACGCTGGATGTGCACTCGCACCATACTCATCAATGAGGTTATCGCGCTGCCTTCCACACAGCATCTGAACCTGTACCCGGAAGATGTGGAAAAGGTGCTGGAGAAGCTCGACAGCATCCGGGAATCGATGGAGTCCATGAGCCTTTAGACAGGCTCACCGCGGGCAGCGGTGCCGACGCCGGTGCTCCGGTGGAAACGGATTGAGGATGGTCCAGTGACAGCTTTCGATTTGTTCATTGTCGGCTCCGGCCCCGCCGGGCAGAAAGCGGCAATTCAGGCTGCCAAGGGTGGCCTGCGGGTGGCGGTCTGTGAACAGCTGCGCCAGGTCGGGGGTGCCTGTGTGCAGTTCGGCACGATCCCCAGTAAGGCCCTGCGCGAGCGGGCGATGTCCCAGGCCCAGGCACTGCGCCGGCTGGCGGGTATGGATATCGTGCTGCCTGCTGGCAGTGGTGGTGTGCAGGGTCTGATTGGTGAGATGACCGACGTGCTCAGCACCCACGATCAGTACATGCGCACTCAACTCAAGCGCAACGGCGTTGCGATCGTTCACGGGCGGGCGGGCTTCACCAGTCCGACCGAGTTGAACGTCCGGTTCGTGGACGGTCATTCGGAATCATTCCGTGCCGCGAATGTGCTGATCGCCAGCGGCTCGAAACCCCGACATCCTGCTCAGATCGCTGTGGATCATGAAGCCATCTATGACAGCGATTCGATCCTTTCGCTCGCCTATCTGCCGGAAAGTCTCGTGGTACTGGGTGGCGGTGTGATTGCCTGTGAATATGCGTCGATCTTCTCGTTACTCGGCGTGAAGGTGACCCTGGTGGACCGGTTTCCGCGCCCGCTGGGTTTCCTCGATGCGGATCTCACCAGTCGTTTTCTCGAAGCATTCGAAGCCGGCGGTGGCGAGTTTGTCGGTGAAGTTGAAGTGACCGGTTGTGGTGTCGACGCGCTGGGCGCGGTTGAAACTCAAC
This window harbors:
- the sthA gene encoding Si-specific NAD(P)(+) transhydrogenase, which codes for MTAFDLFIVGSGPAGQKAAIQAAKGGLRVAVCEQLRQVGGACVQFGTIPSKALRERAMSQAQALRRLAGMDIVLPAGSGGVQGLIGEMTDVLSTHDQYMRTQLKRNGVAIVHGRAGFTSPTELNVRFVDGHSESFRAANVLIASGSKPRHPAQIAVDHEAIYDSDSILSLAYLPESLVVLGGGVIACEYASIFSLLGVKVTLVDRFPRPLGFLDADLTSRFLEAFEAGGGEFVGEVEVTGCGVDALGAVETQLADGRTLRSDKLLCAQGRIAQVQGLGIENAGLSLDARGLIEVDASGRTAVPSIYAAGDVIGPPSLASASMEQGRRVACAVLGIDPGRQGDWIPTGIYAVPELACVGLTETAARAQDPDCVTGIAHFDEIARGHIAEQTRGLLKLVVGRDRKILGIHIVGAQATELIHIGQMGLIHGASVDTYIENCFNFPTYGESYRVAALQVAGALDAGRRTAA